The following is a genomic window from Acidobacteriota bacterium.
CGCACCTTCATCCACCAGCTGATTCAGCGCCAACGGCCCGCCCCCGGAGCCCCGATGTTGGTGGCGGCGGCGCTACGCGGCCAGCGCCACGAGCTCGGCGCGCTGCTGGCGGCGGCGATGGCGGCGACGGAGGATTGGCGAGTCCTGCCCCTGGGGGCCGATCTGCCGGCGGAGGATCTGGTGGCGGCGGCTCGGGAGATGGGCGCTGCGGCGGTAGCCCTGAGCCTGATCTATCCCGCAGACGATCCTCAACTGGGCCATGAGCTCCTGCACCTCCGGCAACAGCTGGGGCCGGAGGTGGCGCTGCTGGTGGGCGGCCGTTGCGCCGTCGCCTACCGCTCCTTCCTGGAGACCGCCCGGGCCGTTCAGGTGGAAGATCTGGCGGAGCTGCCCACCGTCCTCGCGGACCTGCGCCGCCACATCGGCGGCCCCTCCCGGCGGCGCCGGTTGCCCCACGGCGCGCCCTTGGCGGGCTCACGGCTAGGCTCACGGGCGACCTCGCTGGCCCTCTCCCACGGTTCCCCCGGCGCCGGATCCGGCGCCTGGCGCAGCCGTCGCCAAGTCTTCGTTTCGGCCGAGGCCCGCCAGCGCCTGGGGCTCGATTCGACCCAGATCAGCACCGACGGCGGCCTGTTGCTCGAAGATCTGCCCGCCGTGCGCTCCCTCGCCCTCGACCTCCGCCGGCGCACTGCCGCCGATCCCCTCGCCGAACCGTCCACCCCTCCCCCACCCTCCGCCGGTGATCTCTACGCCCTGGGCCTGCTCCACGAGTTCTACCAGGACCTGCTGGCGGGCTACCGGGCACGGCGCAACCCGCAGGTCCTCGCCCGAGCCCTGAGCTGGCTTCAAGAAGGCTTCGGCCGTGGCACCGTCGACCGCATGCTCCGCCGCACCGCCGCCCTCTTCCCCACCGCTCGGGGGGGAGTCGGCAGCGCAGACCAGCCCGACACCGAGAAAGCCCACATTGCAGCGGAGGATCCGGAGTTCCTGCTACACAAGGCCCTCATCCTATGGCTGCTGAACGAGAACCCGGCGGCTCGCGGTGGCCGCCTGCTCTTCGATGACGAGCAGCTGGAAGCGGAAACCGGCTACCGGCGGCTGATGGCTCACCTCGGCCACTTCTTCGACGGCGAGGCCGGCTATGGGGCCGGCGACGAAAGCGTCTTCGGTTTGTTGCGAGTTCCCGCCGGCATGGCGCCGGACTCCCTGGCGGCGCAGCTGGAGCACGTTCTGGCGCTGGAGCGGCGGGTCGCCGGCGAACGCCGGGATCGGCTTGAGACCGGCCTCGACGTGCTACGGGAAGAGCACCGGCCGCTCTTCGCTCCCAATCCAACACCGGGTCCAGCACCGGGTCTTGGAGTGGGCGCCGCAACGCCGCCGGAGCCGGGGCGCGCCTACCAGGAGCTACGAGGCACTCCCCGGCGCTATGGCCGGTGCCGCCCCTGGATGCGGGAGCTGGTGTTGGTGGCCAAGCACGTGGACGTTTGGCTGCATCAGCTCTCCGCGGGTACCGCCGGGGCGCAGACCTCCCCGGGGCGGACCCTCGAGCGGCTGGATCAAATCCCCGACGCGGCCCTCGACGATCTCGCAGCCCAGGGCTTCACCGGTCTGTGGCTGCTGGGAGTCTGGCGCCGTAGCGAAGCCTCCCGGCGGATCAAGCGTGCCGCCGGCGACGCCCGGGCGGAGGCCTCCGCCTACGCCGTGGACGAATACCGCGTCGCCGAGCACTTGGGCGGCGATGGCGCGCTGGAGGATCTACGCCGCCGCGCCGCCGCCCGCGGTCTGCGCCTGGGCGCCGACTTCGTCCCCAACCACATGGCGCTGGACTCTCGCTGGGTCCTGGAGCGCCCGGAGCTCTTCCGCAGCCGGGAGGACAATCCTTACCCCAACTACACCTTCACCGGCCCGGACCTGTCGCCGGATCCCGCCGTCGGCCTCTTCGTCGAGGACCACTACCGCGACCGCAGCGATGCCGCGGTGGTCTTCCAAAGACTGGACCGGGAGAGCGGCGAGGTGCGCTACCTCTACCACGGCAACGACGGCACGGGGCTGCCGTGGAACGACACCGCCCAACTCGATCACCTGCGGGCGGAGACCCGGCAGGCCCTAATCGACGCTCTGGTGGCGGTGGCCCGGCAGTTCCCGGTGGTGCGAGTGGACGCCGCCATGGCTCTGGTGCGGCGCCACATCCTGCGGCTGTGGTACCCATCCCCGGGGCAAGGAGGAGCGATCCCCTCCCGCGCCGACCACGGTCTCACCGAGGCTCAGCTCGAGCAGGCCATGCCTCGGGAGCTGTGGCTCGAAGCGATGGAACGGCTCCAGGAGGAGGCCCCGGACACCCTGCTGGTGGCGGAGGGATTCTGGCTCATGGAAGCCTATCTGGCACGCAATCTGGGCCTCCACCGGGTGTACCACAGCTCCTTCATGCATCACCTGCTGGAGGGTGACAACGAGGCGTTCCGGCGCTCGCTGCTGGAGGCCCTGGACTTCGACCGCCGGCTGCCGGAGTGCT
Proteins encoded in this region:
- a CDS encoding MerR family transcriptional regulator: MGQKPTQSSSRRRKEGRRGPKEESPRFPIRVAAQRTGLKPNLIRAWERRYDAIQPQRSAGGQRLYSESDIERLLLLSRLTDGGHSIGQIAGLSTRRLVRLLHQQQPPSDARVEAEPEAAAPKDDDPRIRHCLEAVQHLDGRELLYRLEGALVDLGARGTLAQVVVPLMRRIGDLWSRNLLRPMHEQLATGTVRTFIHQLIQRQRPAPGAPMLVAAALRGQRHELGALLAAAMAATEDWRVLPLGADLPAEDLVAAAREMGAAAVALSLIYPADDPQLGHELLHLRQQLGPEVALLVGGRCAVAYRSFLETARAVQVEDLAELPTVLADLRRHIGGPSRRRRLPHGAPLAGSRLGSRATSLALSHGSPGAGSGAWRSRRQVFVSAEARQRLGLDSTQISTDGGLLLEDLPAVRSLALDLRRRTAADPLAEPSTPPPPSAGDLYALGLLHEFYQDLLAGYRARRNPQVLARALSWLQEGFGRGTVDRMLRRTAALFPTARGGVGSADQPDTEKAHIAAEDPEFLLHKALILWLLNENPAARGGRLLFDDEQLEAETGYRRLMAHLGHFFDGEAGYGAGDESVFGLLRVPAGMAPDSLAAQLEHVLALERRVAGERRDRLETGLDVLREEHRPLFAPNPTPGPAPGLGVGAATPPEPGRAYQELRGTPRRYGRCRPWMRELVLVAKHVDVWLHQLSAGTAGAQTSPGRTLERLDQIPDAALDDLAAQGFTGLWLLGVWRRSEASRRIKRAAGDARAEASAYAVDEYRVAEHLGGDGALEDLRRRAAARGLRLGADFVPNHMALDSRWVLERPELFRSREDNPYPNYTFTGPDLSPDPAVGLFVEDHYRDRSDAAVVFQRLDRESGEVRYLYHGNDGTGLPWNDTAQLDHLRAETRQALIDALVAVARQFPVVRVDAAMALVRRHILRLWYPSPGQGGAIPSRADHGLTEAQLEQAMPRELWLEAMERLQEEAPDTLLVAEGFWLMEAYLARNLGLHRVYHSSFMHHLLEGDNEAFRRSLLEALDFDRRLPECFTNYLTNPDEEPAVVRLGKGDRYFALATLLATLPGLPLFGHGQTEGLVERYGMDYRRARFDEDPDPRFLARHRAQIAPLLRLRSLFAGSRHLHLLDFHPAPQKTPEGSGPKENEPEKPEALDCVLAFCNRPKADDGLKTSAALVVVNHDARRVIGSLHRVARLRPSASPAESDDSGGTSGNSGPEDLLATLEIEAAPRRWLLVHDPRTNAAELWSTEALARRGLDLTLEPFATRVWIGFELLDDPDGELATLADDLHGEPLEIWRRRLGDLGHLQSTGTGHG